The DNA sequence GCGGGAATTAGCCAACCGTGTGGGTGTGTCGCCTCAGGCCATTTCAAAGTACGAACGGGGCTTAGACATACCAAGTTCCGGTGTCCTGCTCCGTCTGGCAGAGGCGCTCGGGGTCAAGGTTGAA is a window from the Bacillota bacterium genome containing:
- a CDS encoding helix-turn-helix transcriptional regulator, which translates into the protein MVGERLRLARRAAGLSLRELANRVGVSPQAISKYERGLDIPSSGVLLRLAEALGVKVE